One Candidatus Campbellbacteria bacterium genomic region harbors:
- a CDS encoding ParB/RepB/Spo0J family partition protein — protein sequence MKKLTEQIKTVKIKECVPNWWNPNEMNARQFASLKKAVTKFGQTKPIQVGIWPNMKVKGGYVIVGGYHTWKVLGELGNAEIEANVHEFKNEDEAKLYGLTDNIHGSNQQIKLGKLAYELTQNGHSIKDIAQSLGEEDVNVKDALDLVKDEIEKKMIELKKAERENFIVLNFIVDKDPKKSADDFIAAVTAFAKTKGVKVSKAVKDVNSQRETIALISFNVTNPQKNAVDEALSALTKSEKMTDSEAISEICGRFLLTLNDTKQH from the coding sequence ATGAAAAAACTAACAGAACAAATCAAGACAGTGAAAATAAAGGAATGCGTTCCGAACTGGTGGAATCCCAATGAGATGAACGCACGCCAATTCGCCTCGCTCAAGAAAGCGGTCACGAAATTCGGACAGACGAAGCCGATCCAAGTCGGAATCTGGCCGAACATGAAAGTCAAAGGTGGCTATGTGATTGTCGGTGGTTACCACACATGGAAAGTGCTGGGTGAACTCGGCAATGCGGAGATCGAAGCGAACGTCCACGAATTCAAAAACGAGGACGAAGCGAAACTCTACGGATTGACCGACAACATCCACGGGTCCAACCAGCAGATCAAACTCGGCAAGCTTGCCTACGAGCTGACACAAAACGGCCATTCGATAAAAGATATCGCACAGAGTCTCGGCGAGGAGGACGTGAATGTCAAAGATGCACTCGACCTCGTGAAAGACGAGATCGAAAAGAAAATGATTGAGCTCAAGAAAGCGGAACGTGAGAACTTTATCGTCCTGAATTTTATCGTCGACAAAGACCCGAAAAAATCTGCTGATGATTTTATCGCCGCAGTGACCGCTTTTGCCAAAACCAAGGGCGTAAAAGTGTCCAAGGCGGTGAAAGACGTGAATTCGCAGAGAGAAACCATTGCTCTTATAAGCTTCAACGTGACCAATCCGCAGAAAAACGCTGTAGATGAAGCACTTTCTGCGTTAACCAAGTCCGAAAAGATGACCGACAGTGAGGCGATATCGGAGATTTGTGGTCGATTTTTACTGACACTTAATGACACTAAACAACACTAA
- a CDS encoding DNA adenine methylase, with protein sequence MFSKFQSLPSYFGGKRKLVKHIFKPIKKTEGVFIDAFLGGGSVSLYAKAKGYKVISNDIAFRSVIIGRALIANNNVKLETEDLARLFLKAKHDGFIRKNYCPKVFTSKIADFLDTAIVNAHAVENETKRHLLLHLLIKFILSCRQFGKFTHTRDTLDLEARKWEWPLRSKSHAPKNLRMIQNPMMTLEKLKDEINHGVFDNHQDNEIHQKDVFDFLKKVTGDVVYFDPPYPGSSAYEVEYGILDNILAGKKLDNKPSPFSNKDADEFLERMFESAKHIPQWIISLGQNKEDVGVKPDKLLAMVQKHRKAEVIMLDHKWSVSNAGGRNQSNNIEYMIITV encoded by the coding sequence ATGTTTTCCAAATTTCAATCATTACCAAGTTACTTCGGCGGCAAGCGAAAGCTTGTAAAGCACATTTTCAAACCGATCAAAAAGACCGAGGGAGTTTTTATTGATGCATTTCTTGGCGGTGGATCAGTCAGTCTCTATGCAAAAGCAAAAGGATACAAAGTTATTTCAAACGACATCGCATTCCGATCTGTGATCATTGGCCGGGCCCTGATTGCCAACAACAACGTGAAGCTTGAGACCGAGGACTTGGCGAGACTATTTCTCAAAGCAAAACACGATGGCTTTATTCGCAAGAATTACTGCCCGAAAGTATTCACGAGCAAGATCGCAGACTTCCTCGACACCGCAATCGTAAACGCTCATGCAGTCGAGAACGAAACCAAGCGACATCTCCTCCTGCACCTCCTCATAAAGTTTATTCTGTCCTGCCGACAATTTGGAAAATTCACGCACACCAGAGACACACTCGATCTCGAAGCTCGCAAATGGGAGTGGCCACTCCGGTCCAAGTCTCATGCACCGAAAAACCTCCGCATGATCCAAAACCCGATGATGACTTTGGAAAAATTAAAAGACGAAATTAATCATGGCGTATTTGATAATCATCAAGACAATGAAATTCATCAAAAAGATGTGTTCGACTTTCTCAAGAAAGTTACTGGTGATGTTGTTTATTTTGATCCTCCTTACCCTGGCTCTTCTGCCTACGAAGTTGAGTATGGGATTTTAGATAATATCCTCGCCGGCAAGAAACTCGACAACAAGCCGAGTCCTTTCTCCAACAAGGATGCTGACGAATTCCTCGAGCGGATGTTCGAGTCGGCAAAACATATCCCTCAATGGATCATCTCCCTCGGACAGAACAAGGAGGATGTGGGAGTGAAGCCGGACAAGCTTCTCGCAATGGTGCAGAAGCATCGGAAGGCCGAAGTGATCATGCTCGATCACAAATGGTCGGTGTCAAACGCCGGAGGTCGAAACCAGAGCAACAACATCGAGTACATGATCATAACCGTATGA
- a CDS encoding Fic family protein, which translates to MSKSMDDIIQKFDLRIKNPEPHIVALLAEIDGIRGEFKSGLRMTPQAITSLKQSVLITSAGASTRIEGAKLIDDEVEKVMQGLSVSKFADRDSQEVQGYLEVLQNVFDAFQTLPLRESVMTSLHNQLLKYSHKDDTHRGGYKKKENTVGVLGPDGQVAKIMFETTPAFLTAKEMQELVDWTSDAFEKSRFHPLLIISNFIVEFLKIHPFEDGNGRLSRVLTNLLLLRSGYQFVQYVSHEQIVERRKDEYYLALRKSQETFKTDHDTIAPWLNFFLSVVKEQATKALTYLQDEKVEDTLSPKQYEVWKYLSSVGEAAPGDIAKATGVVGVTVSQALERLIELKLVKRVGRGRGTRYVKL; encoded by the coding sequence ATGAGTAAATCTATGGACGACATTATTCAAAAGTTCGATCTCAGGATCAAAAATCCTGAACCACATATCGTCGCTCTCTTGGCGGAGATCGATGGTATTCGAGGTGAGTTTAAGTCAGGTCTCCGGATGACACCACAGGCGATTACCAGCTTAAAGCAATCAGTGCTTATTACTTCTGCCGGTGCTTCTACTCGTATTGAGGGTGCGAAGCTCATCGATGACGAAGTCGAGAAAGTCATGCAGGGTCTTTCGGTCTCTAAGTTCGCCGATCGAGATTCGCAAGAAGTGCAGGGCTATCTTGAAGTGCTTCAAAATGTGTTCGATGCTTTCCAGACTTTACCACTTCGAGAAAGTGTGATGACATCGCTTCACAATCAGCTTCTTAAATACTCGCACAAGGACGACACACATCGTGGTGGTTACAAAAAGAAAGAGAACACTGTCGGCGTACTTGGACCGGATGGTCAGGTTGCCAAGATCATGTTCGAAACCACACCGGCATTTCTTACTGCAAAGGAAATGCAGGAACTTGTCGATTGGACTTCCGATGCATTTGAGAAGAGTCGTTTTCACCCCCTCCTTATCATCTCCAATTTCATTGTTGAGTTTTTGAAAATCCACCCATTTGAAGATGGTAATGGGCGTCTTTCTCGTGTGCTCACAAATCTTTTACTACTCCGATCCGGATATCAGTTTGTTCAGTACGTATCTCACGAACAAATCGTTGAGCGTCGCAAGGATGAATACTATCTGGCACTCCGTAAGTCACAGGAGACATTCAAAACTGATCACGACACCATTGCACCGTGGCTTAACTTCTTTTTGTCAGTTGTAAAAGAGCAAGCAACAAAGGCTCTCACATATCTGCAAGATGAAAAAGTCGAAGACACTCTTTCTCCCAAGCAATACGAGGTATGGAAATATCTCTCATCGGTCGGCGAAGCCGCTCCCGGTGATATTGCCAAAGCTACCGGCGTTGTCGGCGTTACGGTTAGTCAGGCATTGGAACGGTTGATCGAGCTTAAGCTGGTCAAGCGAGTCGGACGTGGCCGAGGAACGAGGTACGTCAAATTATAA
- a CDS encoding site-specific DNA-methyltransferase, with protein MKSHFYYKDKKQVVPVLDEEKNKLAKKKLADLLKNKKELIPDHFIERWSEVALYNPGGDVEKANAILINPEDGAYDLSNPLNEMTGKEWVKFSCSWFIFNALQKDLKEEREISPDTEDHPATFSPTMIEGFINFFTKKGEAVLDPFCGIGSTMVACKRTGRVGYGIELNKKYYDLSLKRTPEFKKTIFNENAANIKKLNLPKIAFSISSPPYWDVLNRSTKDFKKDRTKDGLDVNYSEAKDDLGNIADYDLFLEKLADIYFDIFDLLKDGGYLVVIVKNIKKEGKMYPLAWDLARLLSKKYVLKDEKLWIQDKVGLAPYGYPSAWASNILHHYCLVFQKK; from the coding sequence ATGAAATCCCACTTTTACTACAAAGATAAAAAACAAGTTGTGCCCGTCCTGGACGAGGAAAAAAACAAGCTGGCAAAAAAGAAACTTGCTGATCTCCTTAAGAATAAGAAGGAGTTAATACCTGACCATTTTATCGAGAGATGGTCTGAGGTTGCTTTGTATAACCCAGGTGGCGATGTTGAAAAAGCCAATGCTATTTTAATTAATCCGGAAGATGGTGCTTACGATCTATCCAACCCACTCAATGAAATGACAGGAAAAGAGTGGGTAAAGTTTAGTTGTAGCTGGTTTATTTTCAATGCTTTGCAAAAAGATTTGAAAGAAGAGCGAGAAATTTCTCCAGACACCGAAGATCATCCTGCGACATTCTCGCCGACGATGATCGAGGGGTTTATCAATTTCTTTACTAAAAAAGGAGAAGCTGTTTTGGACCCGTTTTGTGGAATTGGAAGCACGATGGTTGCTTGCAAGAGAACCGGACGAGTCGGATATGGTATCGAGCTCAACAAAAAATATTACGATCTATCTCTCAAGCGGACTCCGGAATTCAAGAAGACTATTTTTAACGAAAATGCGGCAAACATTAAGAAATTAAATCTACCTAAAATTGCTTTTTCAATATCCTCACCACCGTATTGGGATGTGTTGAACAGAAGTACAAAAGATTTCAAAAAAGACAGGACTAAAGATGGCCTCGATGTTAATTATTCTGAAGCAAAAGATGACTTGGGTAACATTGCCGACTACGATCTCTTTTTAGAGAAATTGGCGGATATATACTTCGATATTTTCGATCTACTTAAAGACGGAGGCTATCTCGTGGTGATTGTGAAGAATATAAAGAAAGAAGGTAAAATGTATCCATTGGCATGGGACTTGGCACGGCTTCTTTCGAAGAAGTATGTGCTTAAAGACGAGAAGCTTTGGATACAGGATAAGGTCGGCCTTGCACCTTACGGATACCCCTCGGCGTGGGCAAGCAATATCTTGCATCATTACTGTTTAGTATTCCAAAAGAAATAA
- a CDS encoding AAA family ATPase has protein sequence MDKGTPVESLETWISGKPYWEQYVWKTNLEKDSLTDEDIDQCYEYLSEYLGLIDPLSKKPDLSFKNEIVVVPEEVGTVKKKILEVKDFEDVNALSPACSVKFGPNLTLVYGSNGSGKSGVGRLLCNACFSRGEREILPNVRTASIPGPEAKATFVMDDGAGNQSEIGYTLGDNNDDLKCFSVFDSESVLIHLDQSNHVNFTPAQIKIFDKVAVTISKLEEKLTNERNARKKDNPFQVMFLDDATTSTATFCKGITGATKEADFLKHANFDDQVDGSKMDAIQKQIDEKKKLDITKKKSQLATDRQNLGAFKAPLQRVTDRFTETKMNEANQLVKDILAKKKIIEGLSVESFNDGILNTVGSSEWRELIGAARTLYEAEKAASDDKEPAHCMLCHQKLTKDAETLFQKYWKFLESKAESELSELTRKQSALLQDFRSAKTMYPKFLATDAGVKVLSEDDPTYLAKLKVQFTTLEGVLDDWTSKIGKLKEVNRDDVPAVDLVKIDTLVTAKTTEESKLVDPTGDIATLTAQWNALKHKKDVTAVKDAGLEYIAFLAWSSQANGVSFSGMKMATTKKRTESFLVGVAQDYKGVFNQELAKLGCDFNLIMNTSGEQGTTVKEYRLDFAEDYNPSQILSEGEQNACSIADFLTEVQLDKNNCGIVFDDPVTSLDHERKDKIAQRLAVVAGERQVVVLTHDIVFMSQLAKHAERNQIPVVAHWMKQVNGIPGCVEDNTSPKLSSLASLKTDSQNAVKDFASLGAKEQEQALGAGFDYLRSACEALIEEVLFAGTIQRYDDQIRVQNLEEVIFDQAPALKIVELHGRLSEVLLAHNRSDLQRENQPSLTDLTAMRKEFDDLEKELRESRKAAKEARSARKEAKVTARAGW, from the coding sequence ATGGATAAAGGCACACCCGTTGAAAGCTTAGAGACATGGATATCCGGCAAGCCCTACTGGGAGCAGTATGTCTGGAAGACCAATCTTGAAAAAGACTCATTGACCGATGAGGATATTGATCAGTGCTACGAATATCTTTCCGAGTATCTAGGCTTGATCGATCCATTGTCAAAAAAACCCGATCTCTCGTTTAAGAATGAGATTGTTGTCGTACCGGAAGAAGTAGGTACTGTAAAAAAGAAAATATTGGAGGTCAAAGATTTTGAGGATGTGAATGCTTTATCTCCAGCCTGCTCGGTAAAGTTCGGACCTAATTTAACTTTGGTCTATGGTAGCAACGGCAGTGGTAAGAGCGGCGTCGGACGACTTTTGTGCAATGCTTGTTTTTCTCGCGGAGAGCGAGAGATATTGCCGAACGTGCGTACTGCCTCCATACCGGGCCCGGAAGCAAAAGCAACATTCGTGATGGATGACGGGGCTGGTAACCAGAGCGAGATTGGATATACTCTCGGCGACAACAACGATGATCTCAAGTGCTTTTCTGTCTTTGATTCGGAAAGTGTTTTGATACACCTTGACCAGTCCAACCACGTTAATTTTACACCTGCTCAAATCAAGATTTTCGATAAGGTCGCTGTCACTATTTCAAAGCTTGAAGAAAAACTCACCAACGAGAGAAACGCAAGGAAAAAAGACAATCCTTTTCAGGTGATGTTCCTCGACGACGCAACAACGTCGACGGCCACCTTCTGCAAAGGCATCACTGGTGCAACCAAAGAAGCCGATTTTCTTAAGCATGCCAATTTCGATGATCAAGTCGACGGATCAAAGATGGATGCGATCCAAAAACAGATCGATGAAAAGAAGAAGCTCGATATCACTAAAAAGAAATCCCAGCTTGCCACCGATCGCCAAAATCTCGGAGCATTCAAAGCCCCACTGCAAAGAGTGACGGACCGGTTTACTGAGACGAAAATGAACGAAGCGAACCAGCTCGTCAAAGATATCCTTGCAAAAAAGAAGATCATCGAGGGTCTCAGCGTCGAGAGTTTTAATGACGGTATTCTGAACACCGTCGGCAGTTCTGAATGGAGAGAGTTGATCGGTGCGGCACGAACTCTGTATGAAGCCGAAAAAGCGGCCAGCGACGATAAAGAGCCAGCACACTGTATGTTGTGCCACCAAAAGCTTACAAAAGATGCCGAGACGCTCTTCCAGAAGTATTGGAAATTTCTTGAGAGCAAAGCCGAGAGCGAGCTTTCCGAATTGACCCGTAAGCAGTCTGCTCTACTGCAGGATTTCCGATCTGCAAAAACGATGTACCCGAAGTTTCTTGCTACCGATGCCGGTGTAAAAGTTCTTAGTGAGGACGACCCGACTTATTTGGCAAAGCTAAAGGTTCAATTTACGACGTTGGAAGGTGTGTTGGATGATTGGACTTCGAAAATCGGAAAGCTAAAGGAAGTTAATCGAGACGACGTTCCGGCCGTTGACCTCGTCAAGATTGATACTCTCGTCACCGCTAAAACGACTGAGGAGTCCAAGCTCGTTGATCCAACCGGCGACATTGCCACGCTTACTGCTCAATGGAATGCGCTTAAGCATAAAAAAGATGTCACGGCCGTTAAGGATGCAGGACTGGAATACATCGCATTTCTCGCATGGTCATCACAAGCAAATGGAGTCAGTTTCTCTGGCATGAAAATGGCGACCACAAAGAAACGAACTGAGTCTTTCCTTGTTGGAGTAGCACAAGATTATAAAGGGGTTTTCAATCAGGAGCTTGCGAAGCTTGGGTGCGATTTTAATTTGATTATGAATACCAGCGGTGAGCAAGGTACAACGGTAAAGGAGTACCGGCTCGATTTTGCTGAAGACTACAACCCCAGCCAGATACTCAGCGAGGGAGAGCAGAACGCATGCTCGATCGCAGACTTCTTAACCGAAGTACAGCTCGATAAAAACAATTGCGGTATCGTGTTCGACGACCCGGTGACTTCATTGGATCATGAGCGTAAGGACAAGATCGCTCAACGATTGGCAGTTGTTGCCGGAGAGCGTCAGGTAGTAGTTCTTACGCATGACATTGTTTTCATGAGCCAGCTTGCCAAGCATGCAGAAAGAAATCAGATCCCAGTAGTTGCACACTGGATGAAGCAGGTTAATGGCATACCGGGGTGCGTTGAAGACAACACCAGCCCGAAGCTCTCATCGTTAGCAAGTCTGAAGACTGACTCCCAGAATGCTGTAAAGGATTTTGCATCACTCGGTGCAAAAGAACAGGAGCAAGCTTTGGGTGCAGGGTTCGACTACTTGCGAAGTGCTTGTGAGGCATTGATTGAGGAAGTTCTCTTTGCCGGTACGATCCAACGCTATGACGACCAGATCAGGGTTCAGAATCTGGAAGAGGTTATTTTTGACCAAGCTCCTGCTCTCAAGATCGTCGAGCTACACGGTCGACTCTCTGAGGTCTTATTGGCTCACAACAGGAGTGATCTACAGAGGGAGAACCAGCCGTCACTCACTGATCTCACTGCAATGCGAAAAGAATTCGACGACCTCGAGAAAGAACTCCGAGAATCACGCAAAGCGGCCAAAGAAGCGAGAAGTGCTCGCAAAGAGGCAAAAGTAACAGCGAGAGCAGGATGGTAA
- a CDS encoding PD-(D/E)XK nuclease family protein: MSEYYTAQRVKGLYDPASPDPFKLSRSKIDLSLECPRCFYYDRRLGVGRPPGFPFALNSAVDHLLKAEFDIHRVNGSKHPLIEKYGIDARPIPHEQLEKWRHNFTGIQYLHPETNFLVFGAIDDLWQSPDGDYIVVDYKATSKAEDITELNKEWQNGYKRQMEVYQWLLRKNGLKVSSTGYFVYCNGKSDREAFDAKLDFDITLIPYTGDDSWVEQALLDAHKYLNNDSPPASKPECDYCSYYETRKLKDKR; this comes from the coding sequence ATGTCTGAATACTACACAGCACAACGAGTAAAAGGTTTATACGATCCGGCATCGCCGGACCCGTTCAAACTGTCACGATCAAAAATTGATCTCTCTTTGGAGTGCCCTCGGTGTTTCTACTACGATCGCAGACTCGGTGTTGGCCGACCACCCGGCTTTCCATTTGCACTTAACTCTGCCGTCGACCACCTACTAAAAGCAGAATTTGATATCCATCGTGTAAACGGTTCGAAGCACCCTCTTATAGAAAAGTACGGAATCGATGCACGCCCGATTCCTCATGAGCAATTGGAAAAGTGGCGACATAATTTCACCGGCATTCAGTATCTACATCCGGAGACAAACTTTTTAGTATTTGGTGCAATCGATGATCTCTGGCAGAGTCCGGATGGTGATTATATTGTCGTTGACTACAAAGCAACATCTAAAGCTGAAGACATCACCGAGCTTAATAAAGAATGGCAGAATGGATATAAACGCCAGATGGAGGTGTACCAGTGGTTGCTTCGCAAGAATGGTTTGAAAGTTTCTAGTACTGGATATTTCGTCTACTGCAACGGCAAGTCTGATCGTGAGGCATTCGATGCAAAGCTCGACTTCGATATCACATTGATTCCTTACACCGGAGATGATTCATGGGTAGAACAGGCACTTCTGGATGCTCATAAATACTTGAATAATGACTCGCCACCGGCAAGCAAGCCGGAGTGCGATTACTGTTCTTACTACGAGACGAGGAAATTAAAAGATAAAAGATAA